A portion of the Sphaerochaeta pleomorpha str. Grapes genome contains these proteins:
- a CDS encoding DUF3788 family protein codes for MQAWESIQRVVDVIETKDLSIGELATVASLSPFYFQRLFNRLVGMPVGEYVRLRRLARSCEALTNTQKRILDIALEFGFSDHANYTRAFRDAYGLTPDEYRQHPVHLNHCLKADVSILYADIEEGVPLITDDMVVEVTRRKLEAPRFFSGIERLLPDTDLSGGRETGVSAAASLWDTFHQTQPVDTVSIGVLYTKRKGDALATYFVGAEGVDQEGLAHFTLLKGDYAVCSIEAESFDLLIGSAIHKAMTYMRRWMKQHKVKCGTFSAELYHSTNSMELWLPIRTEDVGMSFNAIAKQVQNPLFDSLCSYLEETYQVKPVVEFSKCTMQYGWNVKYKKGGRSLCTLYPQEGSFLALIVIGYREMAEAEILLSFLTEYVQQVFADAKTGLQQKWLMIEVGSPEVLEDVKQLVALRRPIKRVRVR; via the coding sequence ATGCAAGCATGGGAATCGATCCAACGTGTGGTGGATGTCATTGAGACAAAAGATTTATCTATTGGAGAGCTGGCTACAGTAGCCTCCTTGTCACCGTTCTACTTTCAGCGGCTTTTTAACCGTTTGGTAGGGATGCCTGTGGGAGAGTATGTAAGACTGAGAAGGTTGGCAAGGTCATGTGAAGCACTTACCAATACTCAGAAGCGTATTCTTGATATTGCCTTGGAGTTTGGTTTCTCCGACCATGCCAATTACACCCGGGCCTTCCGTGATGCCTACGGCCTCACTCCGGATGAGTACCGCCAGCATCCTGTGCATCTCAACCATTGTCTCAAAGCCGATGTTTCCATTCTGTATGCAGATATCGAAGAAGGTGTTCCACTCATTACCGATGATATGGTAGTTGAAGTAACCCGAAGGAAGCTGGAAGCCCCTCGTTTCTTCTCAGGTATTGAGAGGCTCCTCCCCGATACTGACCTCTCTGGTGGGAGAGAAACCGGAGTGTCTGCTGCAGCCAGCCTATGGGATACGTTTCATCAAACACAGCCAGTAGACACTGTAAGCATAGGGGTACTGTACACAAAGCGGAAAGGTGATGCTTTAGCCACTTACTTTGTAGGAGCAGAGGGAGTTGATCAAGAAGGTCTTGCTCACTTCACCCTTCTCAAGGGTGACTATGCGGTATGCAGTATAGAAGCTGAGAGTTTTGACCTGCTTATCGGCAGCGCAATCCACAAAGCAATGACCTACATGAGGAGATGGATGAAGCAGCATAAGGTAAAATGCGGGACGTTCTCAGCTGAGTTGTACCACAGCACAAACTCAATGGAACTCTGGCTCCCGATCAGGACAGAAGATGTGGGTATGTCCTTCAACGCTATTGCGAAGCAGGTCCAGAACCCGCTGTTTGACAGCTTGTGCTCTTATCTGGAGGAGACCTATCAGGTTAAACCGGTGGTTGAGTTCAGTAAATGCACAATGCAGTATGGCTGGAATGTAAAATACAAGAAGGGGGGAAGAAGCCTCTGCACGCTCTATCCTCAGGAGGGTTCATTCCTCGCTCTTATTGTCATTGGATATCGGGAGATGGCTGAGGCTGAGATACTCCTATCTTTCCTTACTGAGTATGTACAGCAGGTATTTGCCGATGCAAAGACAGGGCTGCAGCAAAAGTGGTTGATGATTGAAGTTGGGAGCCCAGAGGTGCTTGAGGATGTGAAACAGCTGGTTGCCCTGAGACGACCGATCAAGCGGGTAAGAGTACGATGA
- a CDS encoding amidohydrolase family protein, translating into MTIAPELQGSEELSSVLEQNNIVVAYGHSDCPLEALKPRDKNHLTHLFNAMSGIDHKRPGLAAMPFVRDYSHATYELICDGVHVHPSVIDLTINSLGTERLCLISDAMSLAGMGTGEGLYLGKQIYSNGKACYYSDSDILIGSAMLISESAKNLVHKSLLDKRSFFQVACENPLRVLSQTDRGRIKPGYKADLVMLSSDTEIQEVFKAE; encoded by the coding sequence ATGACCATAGCTCCTGAACTGCAAGGCAGTGAAGAGCTCTCGAGTGTCTTGGAACAGAACAACATTGTTGTGGCCTATGGCCATAGTGATTGTCCCTTGGAGGCATTGAAACCTAGGGATAAGAATCATCTTACCCATCTTTTCAATGCGATGAGCGGCATAGATCACAAACGCCCAGGCTTGGCAGCCATGCCATTTGTCCGTGACTACAGTCATGCAACGTATGAACTCATTTGTGATGGAGTGCATGTGCATCCGTCAGTGATAGACTTGACGATCAATTCACTTGGTACTGAAAGGCTTTGTCTGATTTCTGATGCTATGAGTTTGGCGGGCATGGGTACCGGTGAAGGCCTCTATTTGGGCAAGCAAATCTATTCGAATGGAAAGGCCTGCTATTACAGTGATAGTGACATACTGATAGGTTCTGCTATGCTGATCAGCGAATCAGCAAAGAACCTTGTTCACAAAAGCTTATTGGACAAGCGATCCTTCTTTCAGGTTGCGTGCGAGAACCCCTTACGGGTGCTTTCGCAAACAGATCGAGGCAGGATCAAACCCGGATACAAGGCTGACTTGGTGATGCTTTCCTCTGACACGGAAATCCAAGAGGTTTTCAAGGCAGAATAA
- a CDS encoding DUF6577 family protein has product MKKQEIIQKLPDGIFSRQQILHAAQSVEPSFKDTQLRYLIGTLRNSKLIVRIGRNQYKKAEKEPNKSIFTGAYSDTALHVIGYMKEHFPLLSYRVWELSWLNEFFNHLIAHNHIFLEVEKDGCDFVFSALTEKFPGKVLLKATVKEMMLYGTDDGIIITRLVTEAPRSDSAKYQVPLEKLIVDLFANKNLMLSKADYPFAIELMFSKYRIDQVTMLRYARRRNKANEVVRLLQDYPHLFISITT; this is encoded by the coding sequence ATGAAAAAACAGGAAATCATCCAGAAACTGCCTGATGGCATTTTTTCAAGGCAACAGATCCTCCATGCGGCACAGTCTGTCGAGCCCTCCTTCAAGGATACCCAACTCAGGTACTTGATTGGGACCCTTCGTAATTCAAAATTGATAGTAAGGATTGGGCGAAACCAATATAAGAAAGCAGAGAAGGAGCCAAATAAAAGCATTTTTACCGGGGCATATTCAGATACAGCTCTCCATGTGATTGGGTACATGAAAGAGCATTTTCCTTTGCTTTCCTACAGGGTTTGGGAACTCTCATGGCTCAATGAATTCTTCAATCACCTCATAGCACACAATCACATCTTCCTGGAAGTTGAGAAAGATGGTTGTGATTTTGTATTCTCCGCTCTTACAGAGAAATTCCCAGGCAAGGTGCTGCTGAAAGCAACCGTCAAGGAGATGATGCTATATGGTACTGATGATGGAATCATCATCACCCGTTTGGTGACAGAGGCTCCCCGATCGGATAGTGCGAAATATCAGGTTCCCTTGGAAAAGCTGATTGTAGATCTGTTTGCCAACAAAAATCTGATGCTTTCCAAAGCTGATTATCCCTTTGCAATTGAACTGATGTTTTCCAAGTACCGGATCGACCAGGTTACGATGTTACGTTACGCACGAAGGAGGAATAAAGCAAATGAAGTAGTTAGGCTCCTTCAAGATTATCCTCATTTGTTCATATCCATAACTACATGA